In the Podospora bellae-mahoneyi strain CBS 112042 chromosome 4, whole genome shotgun sequence genome, one interval contains:
- a CDS encoding hypothetical protein (EggNog:ENOG503PS7R) → MAAFATDSYVSWDDFLRIRSSQDEQLVSQLTKIRQDSNQATQRLDQIAQRLNRLQGEFNTRFDHLELENKRSQARFYNYTLKNPALRIAPIPTYHPTQGILEPDPTLFPRHAKDFYALRSPSNARHRNMLSYLVIFYDIQLFAPDEDEDEDGDEARPEDVDSEATVDRRAVELLETILGLNEDNFIRFRERAAELRVRPAPSAVKRSQPLAQRGEEAETRRPILELRPHVPAQHESSSEMSDKAQMGWRVGTRSTPPSQRVTVNNLQAAVAAAARAGQPAGVPAEPPRPGSGGSDSTRPFTTPQKR, encoded by the coding sequence ATGGCCGCTTTCGCGACAGACAGCTATGTCTCCTGGGACGACTTCCTCAGGATCCGCAGCTCGCAAGATGAACAGCTCGTAAGCCAGTTAACTAAGATCAGGCAGGATTCCAACCAGGCTACACAGCGACTCGACCAGATTGCGCAGCGACTCAACCGGCTCCAGGGCGAATTTAACACTCGATTCGACCATCTCGAACTCGAAAATAAGCGCTCACAAGCCCGCTTCTACAACTATACGCTGAAGAATCCTGCTCTGCGCATCGCACCCATTCCCACCTACCATCCAACCCAAGGCATCCTCGAGCCGGACCCGACCCTATTTCCCCGCCACGCCAAAGATTTCTACGCTCTTCGGAGCCCATCAAACGCCCGGCATCGGAACATGCTGTCGTATCTCGTTATTTTCTATGACATTCAGCTCTTTGCCcccgacgaagacgaggacgaggatggagaCGAGGCACGACCGGAGGACGTCGATTCCGAGGCAACCGTCGACAGGAGAGCCGTCGAACTGTTGGAAACCATCCTTGGCTTGAACGAGGACAATTTCATCAGATTTAGGGAGAGAGCCGCGGAGCTGCGCGTCCGTCCCGCGCCATCCGCCGTCAAGCGTTCACAGCCACTGGCAcaaaggggggaggaggcagaaaCTCGCCGACCAATCCTCGAGCTGCGCCCGCATGTGCCAGCCCAGCACGAGAGCTCCTCGGAAATGTCAGACAAAGCCCAGATGGGCTGGAGGGTTGGGACGCGGTCAACCCCGCCGTCACAACGCGTGACGGTCAATAATCTGCAGGCTGCGGTCGCTGCGGCGGCGCGCGCAGGGCAACCCGCAGGAGTACCCGCAGAACCACCACGGCCAGGCAGCGGCGGCTCGGACTCAACCAGACCTTTCACAACCCCCCAGAAACGCTAG
- a CDS encoding hypothetical protein (EggNog:ENOG503P47M; COG:S), with translation MHSSTLFITLTTALGLVSAAPTDKTYNPTKTSAASRTTHTVIAGRGGRLIFDPDNVVAEVGSIVEFHFNPLNHSVVESSFDTPCQPKDADSFFSGFFPVREGQSDEVFQIEVKDTRPIWFYCAQNNNAHCQSGMTGVINQNFDRQEFSLRAHKELAAEVEGPSGVQGGIQGGWRIPNPNPLGGF, from the coding sequence ATGCACTCCTCAACtctcttcatcaccctcaccaccgccctcggcctcgtctCCGCCGCTCCCACAGACAAGACCTACAACCCCACAAAAACCTCCGCCGCTTCCCGCACAACTCACACCGTCATCGCCGGCCGCGGCGGCCGTCTAATCTTTGACCCCGACAACGTAGTCGCCGAAGTCGGCTCCATAGTCGAATTCCACTTCAACCCCCTGAACCACTCCGTCGTCGAGTCCTCCTTTGACACGCCCTGCCAGCCAAAAGACGCCGACTCCTTCTTCAGCGGCTTCTTTCCCGTCCGCGAGGGACAGAGCGACGAGGTGTTCCAGAttgaggtcaaggacaccCGCCCGATCTGGTTCTACTGCGCTCAAAACAACAACGCTCACTGCCAGTCGGGTATGACTGGGGTTATCAACCAGAATTTTGACCGCCAGGAGTTTTCACTGAGGGCGCATAAGGAGTTGGCtgctgaggtggaggggcCTAGTGGTGTGCAGGGGGGCATTcagggggggtggaggattcctaaccctaacccgtTGGGGGGCTTTTAg
- a CDS encoding hypothetical protein (EggNog:ENOG503NWJF; COG:E; MEROPS:MER0001056), whose protein sequence is MVSEKTAFLEPSTPQELPTTHHNQNHKQFNCRRRFLRGFLFASLGLTVLHVCSRTTPAVITNPVEPAKSDVCLTPACIHASSEILYNLSPNFKELDPCTDFEELVCGGWRERHDLRPDQGDAFTGTIMSENSQLLLRHILEAPYPKSSKHSYFSPMQLDSTSLSADEENFNKLTDAYKACLDEPTIKELGIAPLAKIVEQVKQSFPVSDSSSGNALSETILLLSKYGVSGLVSSGTGADDADPDVVAVSVAPPWRIGLPSKERYDDDALVKKYQGVVVDVLSQLGPKENKDVLAAVVDFEKKLAAASPSTEERQDVTKYYNPMSLKDASELAPKIDLNHIISTLASKNKVERLIVASPKYLKELQKILDETDPAIVQNYFVWKVVQAFYSYVDSPVVKPYKGFVNELAGKDPNSAPERWRTCVNHVDDGLGWILSRFFVEKAFSAEAKKFGDLIVSDIKDEFVKKLKATEWMDDDTTKKAIEKVHNIVQKIGYPTKSPDIMDPDNLASYYKTVNISSETFFSNSLSVIAFAVADEWSTLGKPVDRDQWGMTVPTVNAYYNPPGNEIVFPAGIMQFPVFDVDVPAYISYGAFGSVAGHELSHAFDSTGRHYDQNGNYTDWWSDGTVKAFEERTKCFIEQYGNFSIPGPDDKPLHVNGRLTLGENIADAGGLSASFQAWKRRSAQKPNAHLPGLEHFTQSQLFFVSYSNWWCGKSRRDTAINRIYTDPHAPKWARILGTMANSREFRESFQCKSKKPTCELW, encoded by the exons ATGGTGTCGGAGAAGACGGCTTTCCTGGAGCCCAGCACTCCCCAGGAGCTCCCTACTActcaccacaaccaaaaTCACAAACAGTTCAATTGCCGTCGCCGGTTCCTACGCGGTTTCCTTTTCGCCTCTCTTGGTTTGACGGTCTTGCACGTCTGCTCGAGGACCACACCGGCTGTCATCACGAATCCGGTGGAGCCCGCCAAGAGCGACGTCTGCTTGACGCCGGCATGCATCCACGCTTCTTCCGAGATCTTGTACAATTTGTCCCCAAACTTCAAGGAGCTTGACCCATGTACCGACTTTGAGGAGCTCGTCTGTGGGGGCTGGAGAGAGCGTCATGATCTCCGACCCGACCAGGGCGATGCCTTCACTGGCACCATCATGTCCGAAAACTcacagctcctcctccgtcacatCCTCGAGGCCCCATATCCGAAGTCCTCCAAACACTCCTACTTCTCCCCAATGCAGCTTGATTCGACCAGCCTTTCTGCTGATGAGGAAAACTTCAACAAACTGACCGATGCCTACAAGGCCTGTTTGGATGAACCCACCATCAAGGAGCTTGGCATTGCTCCCCTCGCCAAGATTGTCGAACAGGTCAAGCAGTCGTTCCCTGTTTCCGACAGCTCATCAGGCAACGCCCTCAGCGAAACTATTCTCCTCTTGTCCAAGTATGGAGTTTCTGGGCTCGTTTCTTCTGGCACGGGGGCTGACGATGCCGATCcggatgttgttgctgtctcTGTCGCGCCACCCTGGAGGATCGGCCTTCCATCTAAGGAGCGTTACGACGATGATGCCCTGGTGAAGAAGTACCAGGGcgtcgttgttgatgtaCTCTCCCAGCTCGGTCCCAAAGAGAACAAGGACGTACTCGCTGCCGTTGTCGAttttgagaagaagcttgCTGCCGCTTCGCCATCGACCGAGGAGCGGCAGGACGTCACT AAATACTACAATCCAATGTCGCTGAAGGACGCATCAGAACTGGCGCCAAAGATCGACCTCAATCacatcatctccaccctcgctTCCAAGAACAAGGTTGAGCGTTTGATTGTGGCTTCACCCAAGTATCTTAAGGAGCTACAGAAGATCCTCGACGAAACCGACCCCGCCATTGTGCAAAACTACTTTGTGTGGAAGGTTGTCCAGGCTTTCTACTCGTATGTGGACTCTCCTGTAGTGAAGCCGTACAAGGGTTTCGTCAATGAGCTCGCAGGAAAGGACCCCAACTCTGCCCCCGAACGCTGGCGCACCTGTGTCAACCACGTCGACGACGGACTTGGTTGGATCTTGTCTCGCTTCTTCGTCGAGAAGGCCTTCTCGGCGGAAGCCAAGAAGTTTGGTGACCTGATTGTCTCCGACATCAAGGACGAGTttgtcaagaagctcaaggctaCCGAGTGGATGGACGACGACACGACCAAGAAAGCCATTGAGAAGGTCCACAATATTGTGCAAAAGATCGGCTACCCAACCAAGAGCCCCGACATCATGGATCCCGATAACCTGGCCTCTTACTACAAAACTGTCAATATCAGCTCCGAGACTTTCTTCTCCAATTCTCTTTCGGTCATTGCCTTTGCCGTCGCCGATGAGTGGTCAACACTGGGCAAGCCCGTGGATCGGGATCAGTGGGGTATGACGGTCCCCACGGTCAACGCCTACTACAACCCCCCTGGAAACGAGATTGTGTTCCCCGCTGGTATCATGCAGTTTCCAGTCTTTGACGTTGATGTTCCCGCCTACATCTCGTACGGTGCCTTTGGCTCCGTCGCAGGACACGAACTTTCACACGCGTTTGACTCGACCGGCCGCCACTATGACCAGAACGGTAACTACACTGACTGGTGGTCTGACGGAACTGTCAAGGCATTTGAAGAACGTACCAAATGTTTCATCGAGCAGTACGGCAACTTCAGCATTCCTGGTCCTGACGACAAACCTCTTCACGTCAACGGTCGACTCACACTGGGCGAGAACATTGCCGATGCTGGCGGCCTCTCGGCATCTTTCCAGGCCTGGAAGCGCCGCTCCGCCCAAAAGCCCAACGCTCACCTCCCTGGCTTGGAGCATTTCACACAAAGCCAGCTTTTCTTTGTCAGTTACTCCAACTGGTGGTGCGGCAAGTCGCGTCGTGACACTGCCATTAATCGCATATATACCGATCCCCACGCGCCAAAGTGGGCGAGGATCCTGGGGACCATGGCAAACAGCCGGGAGTTCAGGGAGAGCTTCCAGTgcaagagcaagaagccCACTTGTGAGCTTTGGTAA
- a CDS encoding hypothetical protein (EggNog:ENOG503P1Z8; COG:G; COG:M), whose product MKTIGIFPASGGLGTSTYHHLLALVPKNNVILISRQPHKVPRNYTQAGVRTREASYETAPSDLEKVFTGIDVLFLISYPSHVKDYRIKVQLPAIDAARRAGVKHVFYSSLAFAGERDSTRSVAEVMQAHLATEGHLRHLAETAPGFTYTVIREGIYSESTPIYTSFFDPHFPDATLVGNEILVPHDGKGKGVAWVKRDELGEASAKLIAQYSSAPESFQYVNQVVLLTGNKEWSLEDTVKVLGEVAGRDLKIREIPVHEWVRLPQVKGYFKNEEDARTWATAWEAIRQGATAPVTGDLEEILGRKPEEFDVTLKGGTRATTEQ is encoded by the coding sequence ATGAAAACCATCGGCATCTTCCCAGCATCAGGGGGTCTAGGCACTTccacctaccaccacctcctggCTCTGGTCCCCAAGAACAAtgtcatcctcatcagccgCCAACCCCACAAAGTCCCCAGGAACTACACCCAAGCCGGTGTCCGAACGCGAGAGGCATCCTACGAAACAGCGCCCTCCGACCTTGAAAAGGTCTTCACCGGCATTGATGTCCTGTTTCTAATCTCCTACCCAAGCCACGTCAAAGACTACCGCATCAAAGTCCAGCTCCCAGCCATCGACGCAGCCCGCCGCGCTGGTGTCAAGCATGTCTTTTACAGCTCTCTGGCTTTTGCTGGAGAAAGAGACTCTACCAGGTCAGTGGCTGAGGTGATGCAGGCTCACCTTGCCACCGAGGGGCACTTGAGACATTTGGCGGAGACAGCACCTGGTTTCACCTACACGGTGATCAGGGAGGGGATCTATTCCGAGTCGACACCCATTTACACCAGCTTCTTCGATCCGCACTTCCCTGATGCCACGCTTGTTGGGAATGAGATTCTTGTCCCGcatgatgggaaggggaaaggggtggcctgggtgaagagggatgaGCTTGGAGAGGCGTCTGCGAAGCTCATTGCACAATATTCATCCGCGCCGGAAAGCTTCCAGTATGTGAACCAGGTTGTATTGCTGACAGGCAACAAGGAGTGGAGTTTGGAGGACACGGTGAAGGTGCTTGGGGAGGTTGCTGGGAGGGACTTGAAGATAAGGGAGATACCTGTGCATGAGTGGGTTCGGCTTCCACAAGTAAAGGGCTACTTCAAAAatgaggaggatgccagGACTTGGGCTACTGCTTGGGAGGCTATCCGACAAGGTGCTACAGCGCCAGTGACGGGGGACTTGGAAGAAATTCTGGGAAGAAAGCCGGAAGAGTTTGATGTGACGCTCAAGGGGGGAACACGTGCAACCACAGAGCAATAA
- a CDS encoding hypothetical protein (EggNog:ENOG503P0SR; COG:S) codes for MYKYQPLPPVSKTGRTPPFTRILTLFSSRSPPSPSPDDSEPFHGTLAITNLESTQPYEALSYTWGTADPETYIWLDDLPLPIKPNLAAALHFLRPSPGQPPRRLWIDALCIDQSSLEERSRQVQYMRLVYKYCQRVIAWIGLKQESEATEVAFEAGKVLSDVSRLVADLRKDAAAMEDGVVRDVVGNALGGLPEGALLNLQKLFDREYFHRTWVVQEIAVANVAVVKSEELEMSFFDLVSTLLFVFGNRPGGKIETNTSLDVWYLIFTRQSGAHSGHVRLTEIPGSLGPLLDLLEQMRAFKATDLRDKIYSVLGICDEGLQPITTRTHITQRSDRWLRGLTTAITGVQNFVNERNPDLGWGIPAALKPDYTRPIPEVYTGLAKFLISKMPMFLDVLSYVQHRTTPTPDDPYPSWVPKWFESKSVTVFRGGDFTAGICTPPLGDFFQSRIQRAFSSPIPGTLIMDGFHVGVVHRVSNVMNFGSDGHSKTEAVQRAWTELLPNMPFPGANGSRYITGEPLDVAFCKALSVHPMGAVVGHVMSNSMDGFHFSTSASEMDRQIATGISDAAVGAFLSGLAGEGDEVLSAESEKARVTFRNAVGVYCYGRRAFLTREGHLGIGPPVMQEGDEVVVLFRGRMPYVLRRGPTHHVFLGDCYLCDDNIMRGLVTESVRHGRGGPPAVLYGIR; via the coding sequence ATGTACAAATACCAACCTCTGCCACCTGTCTCCAAAACCGGCCGAACCCCTCCCTTCACCCGCATCCtgaccctcttctcctccagatcccctccttccccctctccggACGACTCAGAACCCTTCCACGGCACCCTCGCAATCACCAACCTCGAATCCACCCAGCCCTACGAAGCCCTCTCCTACACATGGGGCACCGCCGACCCGGAAACTTACATCTGGCTCGAtgaccttcccctccccatcaaacccaaccTCGCGGCGGCACTCCACTTCCTCCGACCATCACCAGGCCAGCCCCCGCGACGACTGTGGATAGACGCACTATGTATTGACCAGTCCAGTCTAGAGGAGAGATCCCGTCAGGTGCAGTACATGCGGTTGGTTTACAAATACTGCCAAAGAGTCATCGCCTGGATCGGGCTAAAGCAAGAATCAGAAGCGACAGAGGTTGCGTTCGAGGCAGGGAAGGTCCTGAGTGATGTCAGTCGGCTAGTGGCTGACTTGAGGAAAGATGCCGCCGCAAtggaggatggtgtcgtGCGTGACGTCGTGGGTAATGCTCTAGGTGGTCTGCCAGAGGGGGCACTGCTCAATCTCCAAAAGCTATTTGACCGGGAGTACTTCCACCGCACGTGGGTAGTGCAGGAAATCGCCGTGGCCAACGTGGCGGTGGTCAAGTcggaagagctggagatgtCCTTCTTCGACTTGGTTTCGACGTTGCTGTTCGTCTTTGGGAACAGGCCTGGGGGCAAAATCGAGACGAACACCTCGTTGGACGTGTGGTACCTCATATTTACGCGGCAGTCAGGGGCCCACAGCGGTCACGTTCGTCTGACTGAGATTCCGGGTAGCTTGGGGCCGTTGCTGGACTTGCTTGAGCAGATGCGTGCGTTCAAGGCGACTGACTTGCGGGATAAGATCTATTCAGTTTTGGGAATCTGCGACGAAGGACTGCAGCCCATTACGACGAGAACTCACATCACTCAACGGTCGGACCGGTGGCTAAGAGGTTTGACAACCGCCATCACGGGCGTCCAGAACTTTGTCAACGAGCGCAACCCCGATCTAGGTTGGGGTATCCCGGCGGCTCTGAAGCCGGACTACACTCGCCCTATTCCGGAGGTTTATACGGGCCTAGCTAAATTCTTGATCAGCAAGATGCCCATGTTCCTGGACGTTCTCAGTTATGTCCAACATCGCACGACTCCAACCCCAGATGACCCCTACCCCTCCTGGGTGCCGAAATGGTTCGAGTCCAAGTCCGTCACTGTATTCCGCGGAGGTGACTTCACCGCCGGTATCTGCACCCCACCCCTTGGAGACTTCTTCCAGTCCCGTATCCAAcgcgccttctcctcgccgaTCCCGGGCACCCTGATCATGGACGGCTTCCATGTCGGCGTCGTCCACCGCGTCAGCAATGTCATGAACTTTGGGTCAGATGGACATTCCAAGACCGAAGCCGTCCAACGCGCTTGGACGGAGCTTCTGCCCAACATGCCATTCCCGGGGGCTAATGGATCGAGGTATATCACTGGCGAGCCTCTCGACGTAGCATTTTGCAAGGCGCTTTCGGTACATCCGATGGGCGCAGTGGTCGGGCATGTCATGTCCAATTCGATGGATGGGTTTCActtctcaacctcggcgaGCGAGATGGACAGGCAGATAGCTACTGGGATAAGTGACGCTGCTGTAGGAGCATTCTTATCTGGACttgctggagagggagatgaggtgCTGTCGGCCGAGAGCGAGAAGGCGAGGGTCACGTTTCGGAATGCTGTTGGGGTGTATTGCTATGGTCGACGGGCATTCCTGACGAGGGAAGGACATTTGGGTATCGGGCCGCCGGTGATGCAGGAGGGGGACGAGGTTGTCGTGCTGTTTCGAGGCAGGATGCCGTACGTGTTGCGTCGTGGGCCGACTCACCATGTGTTTTTGGGTGATTGCTATTTATGCGATGACAATATCATGCGTGGGCTCGTGACGGAGAGTGTCAGACACGGAAGGGGCGGGCCGCCAGCTGTTTTGTACGGGATTCGGTGA
- a CDS encoding hypothetical protein (COG:E; EggNog:ENOG503NWD1) translates to MPSAITSTSSQTDATIFGGHGIARPQLTKPLSDSGSLQQYSHNDPTPAIGREFPTLKIRDLLKADDQLFRDLAYTISSRGVVFLRNQDVTPNELKDFMLRLTTLAGCPSTSGLHVHPLTEEGSELGDQISVISSEKQKKGGGLTHQLSDVSRYASNAWHSDITFEPVPSDYAMLKIHTLPVTGGDTLWASGYEVYDRLSEPMREMLKKLTATHDAKFFLDEARNLGNPLRECERGSPLNKGAELAAVHPVIRTNPVTGWNSVYVNKGFTKRINGVTKDESDILLKYLFNMVTQNHDAQVRFRWSKNDVAIWDNRSTWHCATYDYNDPRAGDRVCSLGEAPYLDVQGGKSRKEELGF, encoded by the exons ATGCCGTCCGCTATCACATCAACGTCGTCTCAGACCGACGCCACCATCTTTGGTGGCCATGGCATAGCCCGACCACAACTCACCAAACCGCTCTCCGACTCTGGATCCCTCCAACAATACTCACACAACGACCCAACCCCCGCCATCGGCCGCGAGTTTCCCACCCTCAAAATCCGCGACCTCCTCAAAGCCGACGACCAACTCTTCCGCGACCTCGCATACACAATCTCCTCCCGCGGCGTCGTCTTCCTCCGCAACCAAGATGTCACCCCAAACGAGCTAAAAGACTTTATGCTccgcctcaccaccctcgccggctgcccctccacctctgGCCTTCACGTGCACCCCCTGACAGAAGAGGGCTCCGAGCTAGGCGACCAAATCAGCGTCATCTCCTcggagaagcaaaagaagggcGGCGGTCTCACTCACCAGCTCTCCGACGTCAGTAGGTATGCCTCCAACGCATGGCACAGCGATATCACCTTTGAGCCTGTGCCCAGTGACTACGCCATGCTCAAGATCCACACCCTTCCCGTCACTGGCGGTGATACCCTCTGGGCGAGCGGATACGAGGTCTATGATCGTCTGTCAGAGccgatgagggagatgctCAAGAAGTTGACCGCCACACATGACGCCAAGTTCTTTTTGGATGAGGCGAGGAATTTGGGGAATCCGCTGAGGGAGTGCGAGAGAGGGTCGCCGTTGAACAAAGGGGCTGAGTTGGCTGCTGTGCATCCTGTTATAAGGACAAATC CCGTTACTGGGTGGAATTCAGTCTACGTCAACAAGGGCTTCACCAAGCGCATCAACGGCGTCACAAAAGACGAATCGGATATCCTCCTTAAATACCTCTTCAACATGGTAACACAGAACCACGATGCCCAAGTACGATTCAGATGGAGTAAGAATGACGTCGCTATCTGGGACAACAGGAGCACCTGGCATTGTGCGACATATGACTACAACGACCCGAGAGCGGGCGACCGTGTTTGTTCCCTGGGCGAGGCTCCATATCTTGATGTACAAGGGGGCAagtcgaggaaggaggagttgggtttTTGA
- a CDS encoding hypothetical protein (COG:G; EggNog:ENOG503NVM3): MGKIDDIENHTKGSPTATLDRGDSHDGKASLKGSEPHVGRSELSDVIPPDDGYEGKHRWDPLATWTPEEEKAVVRKTDIWLLSWLCVMFFGLQLDRGNLANALADKFLDDLNLSRDDLNNGNTIQLVAFLSAEFPVQFLTKRYGFRYVLPAMMFAWGTVSWGQAWIHDRASFYVTRALIGACEGGFIPGAILYATYFYTSSELSTRLAVFWSTLNVARVISALLAAGILKMRGIGGHPGWFWLFLLEGLLTVLLAFISFIYLPAAPTKTTGVLFRKPWYTEHQEVIMVNRILRDDPAKGLTLLNEPATWQDVKATWTDKSLWGLFFIGLIAYIPATPVQGYLTLTLRDLGFTDSFEINMLTIPSAVLQIITMLILARSSKYFNERTFHCFVGEFWVMPLLIALITLPDGGREWGRYSLITLISGYPYFHPIVTSWISENTFDVKKRAIAAATYNVIVQVGSLIGSQIYRDYQKPYYKIGNTTLVSISALALITFVVQRFVLVGLNKKKEKEWEKMSREEQLAYQNDVTARELDGNKRLDFRFVY, from the exons ATGGGCAAAATCGACGACATCGAGAACCACACCAAGGGTTCGCCAACAGCGACCCTCGACCGCGGTGACAGCCACGACGGCAAGGCATCACTCAAGGGGTCCGAGCCTCATGTCGGTCGCTCTGAGCTGAGCGATGTCATCCCTCCTGATGATGGCTATGAGGGAAAGCACCGGTGGGATCCATTGGCGACATGGAcccctgaggaggagaaggccgtGGTGCGCAAGACCGACATCTGGTTACTCTCCTGGCTCTGTGTCATGTTCTTCGGTCTTCAACTTGACCGTGGTAACTTGGCAAACGCTCTGGCTGACAAATTCCTGGACGATCTCAACCTCTCTCGCGACGACCTTAACAACGGTAACACCATCCAGTTGGTTGCCTTCTTGAGTGCCGAGTTCCCTGTTCAGTTCCTGACCAAGCGTTATGGTTTCCGTTATGTCCTTCCGGCCATGATGTTTGCGTGGGGAACTGTCTCCTGGGGTCAGGCATGGATTCACGACCGGGCAAGCTTTTACGTTACCCGTGCACTTATTGGTGCTTGCGAGGGTGGTTTCATTCCGGGGGCTATTCTCTACGCGACCTACTTTTACACCTCCTCCGAACTGTCGACTCGTCTGGCGGTGTTTTGGTCGACTTTGAACGTTGCACGAGTCATCTCGGCTTTGTTGGCGGCTGGTATTCTCAAGATGCGTGGTATTGGTGGCCACccggggtggttttggctgTTTTTGCTTGAGGGTCTTCTTACTGTTCTTCTGGCTTTCATC TCTTTCATCTACCTTCCCGCGGCTCCCACCAAGACCACGGGCGTTCTCTTCCGCAAGCCTTGGTACACTGAGCACCAGGAGGTGATCATGGTCAACCGTATCCTCCGTGACGATCCCGCCAAGGGCTTGACTCTGCTCAACGAGCCGGCCACCTGGCAAGACGTCAAGGCTACCTGGACAGACAAGTCTCTCTGGGGACTCTTCTTCATCGGCCTCATCGCCTACATTCCCGCAACCCCGGTCCAGGGTTACCTCACTTTGACCCTTCGCGACCTCGGCTTCACCGACAGCTTCGAGATCAATATGCTCACCATCCCGTCGGCCGTCCTCCAGATCATCACCATGCTGATCCTCGCCCGGTCGAGCAAGTACTTCAACGAGCGGACCTTCCACTGCTTCGTGGGCGAGTTCTGGGTCATGCCGCTGCTCATCGCCTTGATCACGCTGCCTGACGGAGGTCGTGAGTGGGGGCGGTATTCGTTGATCACGCTCATCAGCGGGTACCCTTACTTCCATCCTATTGTCACTTCTTGGATCTCGGAGAACACTTTTGATGTCAAGAAGCGGGCTATTGCGGCGGCGACGTACAATGTTATTGTGCAAGTTGGTAGTCTGATTGGCAGTCAGATTTATCGCGACTACCAGAAGCCGTATTATAAGATTGGTAATACCACGCTCGTGTCTATCAGCGCGTTGGCTTTAATCACATTTGTTGTTCAGAGATTCGTCTTGGTTGGACTCaataagaagaaggagaaggagtgggagaagatgtcgagggaggagcagTTGGCTTATCAGAATGATGTGACGGCCAGAGAGTTGGATGGGAATAAGCGGTTAGATTTCCGGTTTGTATACTAG